In Rhodospirillum rubrum ATCC 11170, a genomic segment contains:
- a CDS encoding DUF1192 family protein, whose product MDTDDLDPRAKPVKPVSLDDMTVKDLEDYISALEAEIARARAQIAAKGGAFNAAASVFKR is encoded by the coding sequence ATGGATACGGACGACCTCGACCCCCGCGCCAAACCGGTCAAGCCGGTTAGCCTAGACGACATGACCGTGAAGGATCTGGAGGATTATATCAGCGCGCTGGAAGCCGAAATCGCCCGCGCCCGCGCCCAGATCGCCGCCAAGGGCGGGGCTTTCAACGCCGCGGCCAGTGTCTTCAAGCGCTGA
- a CDS encoding DUF1013 domain-containing protein — MALPLMPKATAVWLVENTTLTFEQIAEFCGMHELEVQAIADDEVAVGITGMDPVVKGQLLADEIARCEANPTARLKLRPSENPIPQARQKGTRYTPVSKRHDRPDGIAWILKNHPEVTEAQICKLLGTTKPTIGAIRDRSHWNAQNIKPRNPVTLGLCSEADLEKAIALSGNRRSLMAQMNATYSESAASVPPAYHDDDDEDDRRI; from the coding sequence ATGGCTCTGCCCCTGATGCCCAAGGCGACAGCCGTCTGGCTGGTGGAGAACACCACCCTGACCTTCGAACAGATCGCCGAGTTCTGCGGCATGCATGAACTGGAAGTGCAGGCCATTGCCGACGACGAGGTCGCCGTCGGCATCACCGGGATGGACCCGGTGGTCAAAGGCCAGCTTCTGGCCGATGAAATCGCCCGCTGCGAGGCCAATCCCACCGCCCGCCTCAAGCTGCGGCCCTCGGAAAACCCCATTCCGCAGGCCCGCCAGAAGGGCACCCGCTACACCCCGGTCTCCAAGCGCCACGATCGCCCCGATGGCATCGCCTGGATCTTGAAGAACCATCCCGAGGTGACGGAAGCCCAGATCTGCAAGCTGCTGGGCACCACCAAGCCGACCATTGGCGCGATCCGCGACCGCAGCCACTGGAACGCCCAGAACATCAAGCCGCGCAACCCGGTGACCCTTGGGCTGTGCAGCGAAGCCGATCTGGAAAAGGCCATCGCCCTGTCGGGAAACCGCCGCAGCCTGATGGCCCAGATGAACGCCACCTATAGCGAATCGGCGGCTTCGGTGCCGCCGGCCTATCATGACGATGACGACGAGGACGATCGCCGGATCTGA
- a CDS encoding response regulator, with amino-acid sequence MARDDYGAQVEAEFLEEAQDTTSELEVTVGNIRSGAIPAVEGTQRIRTLVARLNMLGAATDFPLLDLALRRFRDYIADLDQPTEFNLDDYGTFVDVLRGLLSGEIESSTDNAEFFRSLPTRRPFDLADVAHLNVEILLIEPQRSSAAIIGRELQNCGYKVTTVRTAMEALELAVRTRPDLVISSAVLDVLSGIDVGCALAAMPATEGIPFCILTSFERNNAFLARLPASAAYLSKGGSFGADLAEALRRFRIT; translated from the coding sequence ATGGCTCGCGACGATTACGGCGCGCAGGTGGAAGCGGAATTTCTTGAAGAGGCTCAGGACACCACCAGCGAACTGGAGGTGACCGTCGGTAACATCCGTTCGGGCGCCATCCCGGCCGTCGAGGGAACCCAGCGCATCCGCACCCTGGTCGCCCGCCTTAACATGTTGGGCGCCGCCACCGATTTTCCCTTGCTGGATCTGGCGTTGCGCCGGTTCCGCGACTACATCGCCGACCTTGATCAGCCGACCGAATTCAATCTCGACGACTACGGCACCTTCGTTGACGTTTTGCGCGGCCTGCTGTCGGGGGAGATCGAAAGCTCCACCGACAACGCCGAGTTCTTCCGCTCGCTGCCCACCCGCCGCCCCTTCGATCTGGCCGACGTCGCCCATCTCAACGTGGAAATCCTGCTGATCGAGCCCCAGCGGTCGAGCGCGGCGATCATCGGCCGCGAGCTGCAGAACTGCGGCTATAAGGTGACCACCGTGCGCACGGCGATGGAGGCTTTGGAGCTGGCGGTGCGCACCCGGCCCGATCTGGTGATCTCCTCGGCGGTGCTCGATGTGCTGTCGGGGATCGACGTCGGCTGCGCCCTGGCCGCCATGCCGGCGACCGAAGGGATTCCCTTTTGCATCCTGACCAGCTTCGAGCGCAACAACGCCTTCCTCGCCCGTCTGCCCGCCAGCGCGGCCTATCTGAGCAAGGGCGGCAGCTTCGGCGCCGATCTGGCCGAAGCCTTGAGGCGTTTTCGCATTACCTGA
- a CDS encoding acyl-CoA thioesterase, with amino-acid sequence MPKQSIDRREAYPFFLPIQMRWGDLDPFHHVNNVTYYRYFELIVVTFLAERAGLDLLDSPLRTFAAETRCLFTKALDFGRSGPAGSFLDGGFCVDHLGRTSVTYGLALFAPDDNEAAAQGHWTHVFVDRDTARPVPIPEAVRAVFAETRRR; translated from the coding sequence ATGCCCAAGCAGTCCATCGACCGGCGCGAGGCTTACCCGTTTTTTCTGCCCATCCAAATGCGCTGGGGCGACCTCGACCCGTTCCACCATGTGAATAATGTAACCTATTACCGCTATTTCGAGTTGATCGTCGTCACCTTCCTGGCCGAGCGCGCCGGGCTTGATCTTCTGGACTCGCCTTTGCGCACCTTCGCCGCCGAAACCCGCTGCCTGTTCACCAAGGCCCTTGATTTCGGGCGCTCCGGTCCGGCCGGATCGTTTCTTGACGGCGGTTTTTGTGTCGATCATCTGGGGCGGACCAGCGTCACCTATGGGCTGGCGCTGTTCGCTCCCGATGATAACGAAGCCGCCGCCCAGGGACACTGGACCCATGTTTTCGTCGACCGCGACACCGCCCGCCCCGTGCCGATTCCAGAAGCGGTGCGGGCGGTGTTCGCAGAGACGCGAAGACGGTAG
- a CDS encoding 5-(carboxyamino)imidazole ribonucleotide synthase: protein MAMVGRLAALGPVGPGARLGILGGGQLGRMTALAAARLGISCHIFTPEDNGPASQVCPMVTLAAYDDLDALSRFAASVDVITFEFENIPAASVAHLAALRPVRPGWKALETAQDRILEKRFFNDLGIATAPWAPVTDGPQSLAEAVAKIGCPAILKTTRLGYDGKGQVRLNAPGDSAAAWAALGNRPAVLEGLVPFVSEISVIIARAPDGATACFEPTLNHHREGILHTSSVPAPIRPQTAIAARAIAESAALALDLVGLLAVELFVLADGSLLVNEMAPRPHNSGHWTMDACHTDQFEQFVRAVCGLPLGDPSRFRAMRMTNLIGDEVHDWPLLMATPGARLHLYGKVESRRGRKMGHVNTPV, encoded by the coding sequence ATGGCCATGGTTGGACGGCTGGCGGCCTTGGGGCCTGTGGGGCCGGGCGCGCGATTGGGAATTCTGGGCGGTGGCCAGCTTGGCCGGATGACGGCGCTGGCGGCGGCCCGCCTTGGCATCTCCTGCCACATCTTCACCCCCGAGGATAACGGACCGGCCTCGCAGGTTTGTCCGATGGTCACCCTGGCGGCTTACGACGACCTAGACGCGCTGTCGCGCTTCGCCGCCTCGGTCGATGTCATCACCTTTGAATTCGAGAACATCCCGGCGGCCAGCGTCGCCCATCTCGCCGCCTTGCGGCCGGTCCGCCCCGGCTGGAAAGCCCTGGAAACCGCCCAGGACCGCATTCTTGAAAAGCGTTTTTTCAACGATTTGGGGATCGCCACGGCCCCCTGGGCGCCGGTCACCGACGGCCCGCAGTCCCTGGCCGAGGCGGTGGCGAAGATCGGCTGTCCGGCCATTCTCAAGACCACGCGCCTGGGCTATGACGGCAAGGGGCAGGTGCGGCTGAACGCCCCGGGCGACTCGGCGGCGGCCTGGGCTGCCTTGGGCAACCGGCCGGCGGTGCTCGAGGGGTTGGTGCCCTTCGTCTCCGAGATCTCGGTGATCATCGCCCGCGCCCCCGACGGGGCGACGGCCTGTTTCGAGCCGACGTTGAACCACCACCGCGAGGGCATCTTGCATACCTCGTCGGTGCCCGCGCCGATCCGTCCGCAAACGGCGATCGCCGCCCGCGCCATCGCCGAGAGCGCCGCCCTGGCCCTTGATCTGGTCGGGCTGCTGGCCGTCGAGTTGTTCGTGCTGGCCGATGGCTCGTTGTTGGTCAACGAAATGGCGCCGCGCCCCCACAACAGCGGTCATTGGACGATGGACGCCTGCCACACCGATCAATTCGAGCAATTCGTGCGCGCCGTCTGCGGCCTGCCCTTGGGCGATCCGTCCCGCTTCCGGGCGATGCGGATGACCAATCTGATCGGCGACGAGGTCCATGACTGGCCGCTTCTGATGGCGACGCCGGGCGCCCGCCTGCACCTGTATGGCAAGGTGGAAAGCCGCCGGGGCCGCAAGATGGGCCACGTCAATACGCCGGTGTAG
- a CDS encoding ribbon-helix-helix domain-containing protein has translation MRALVDMSDAQIEALDTLAKRVGQSRAALIRAAIDDYLDRHHREQVADGFGLWGKRKVDGLAYQEKARSEW, from the coding sequence GTGAGAGCCCTTGTCGATATGAGCGATGCCCAGATCGAAGCCCTCGACACCCTTGCCAAGCGGGTGGGCCAGTCGCGTGCCGCGCTGATCAGGGCGGCGATAGACGATTATCTAGATCGTCATCACCGCGAACAGGTCGCGGACGGTTTCGGCCTTTGGGGCAAGCGCAAGGTCGATGGTCTGGCCTATCAGGAGAAGGCGCGCAGCGAATGGTAG
- a CDS encoding aldo/keto reductase produces the protein MDSLPLGSSGLRCSALGLGCMGMSEFYGPSDDARSLATLEAAVEQGITLFDTADMYGAGHNETLLGGFLKGRRDKVVLATKFAIVRPTAAYARTIDNSPAYVRSACEASLRRLGIDTIDLYYVHRRNPQTPLEDTLGALAELKAEGKIRAVGLSEVSAQTLRAAHAILPIAAVQSEYSLWTRDAEAEVLAACAELGITFVAYSPLGRAALTGAITPTTLVEGDFRRAMPRFGAEAWAVNRPLVEALGDFASARGATPAQVALAWLLGRPQPLVPIFGTRSPERLRENIGAAALRLSADDRAILDALFPPGIAQGMRYTEEGMKNLDV, from the coding sequence ATGGATTCCCTTCCCCTCGGATCTTCCGGCCTGCGCTGCTCGGCCCTTGGCCTCGGCTGCATGGGCATGTCGGAATTCTATGGCCCAAGCGACGACGCCCGCTCGCTGGCCACCCTGGAGGCCGCCGTGGAGCAGGGGATCACCCTGTTCGATACGGCCGATATGTATGGCGCCGGCCACAATGAGACGCTGCTGGGCGGCTTTCTCAAGGGGCGGCGTGACAAGGTGGTTCTGGCGACGAAATTCGCCATTGTCCGGCCAACGGCGGCCTATGCGCGGACCATCGACAACAGCCCGGCCTATGTGCGCTCGGCCTGCGAGGCCTCGTTGCGCCGCTTGGGCATCGACACCATCGATCTTTATTACGTCCACCGCCGCAACCCGCAAACGCCGCTGGAAGACACCCTGGGGGCTTTGGCCGAATTGAAGGCCGAGGGCAAGATCCGCGCCGTCGGCCTGTCGGAGGTGTCGGCCCAAACCCTGCGCGCCGCCCATGCGATTTTGCCGATCGCCGCCGTGCAAAGCGAATATTCGCTGTGGACCCGCGATGCCGAGGCCGAGGTGCTGGCAGCCTGCGCCGAATTGGGTATCACCTTTGTCGCCTATAGCCCGCTGGGCCGGGCGGCCCTGACCGGGGCGATCACTCCGACCACCCTGGTCGAGGGCGATTTTCGCCGGGCGATGCCGCGCTTTGGCGCCGAGGCCTGGGCGGTCAACCGGCCGCTGGTCGAAGCCCTGGGCGATTTCGCCAGCGCCCGCGGCGCGACGCCGGCCCAGGTCGCCCTGGCTTGGCTTTTGGGGCGCCCCCAGCCCCTGGTGCCGATTTTCGGCACCCGTAGCCCCGAACGCCTGCGCGAGAATATCGGCGCGGCCGCCCTGCGCCTTTCGGCCGACGACCGCGCCATCCTCGACGCCCTGTTCCCCCCCGGCATCGCCCAGGGCATGCGCTATACCGAAGAGGGCATGAAAAACCTCGACGTCTAA
- a CDS encoding 3-hydroxybutyrate dehydrogenase, protein MKGKCAVVTGSTSGIGLGIARALAGQGVDIVLNGFGAPEAIEDIRKDIETSFSVRAIHIDADLAQGEACRALIAQAIAEMGQVDILVNNAGIQHTSDIVDFPPERWNSVIAINLSAVFHCTAAALPGMRERDWGRVINVASAHGLVASVGKAAYVAAKHGVLGLTKVAALENATRHITVNAICPGWVLTPLVQAQIDARAARDGVTVERATVDLLSEKQPTRRFVTPEQIGAMAVYLCSEAADTLTGVPLSIDGGWTAQ, encoded by the coding sequence ATGAAAGGCAAATGCGCAGTGGTGACCGGGTCGACCAGCGGAATCGGCCTTGGCATCGCCCGGGCCCTGGCCGGGCAGGGCGTCGATATCGTGTTGAACGGCTTCGGGGCGCCCGAGGCGATCGAGGATATCCGCAAGGACATCGAGACCAGTTTTTCGGTGCGCGCCATCCATATCGACGCCGATCTGGCGCAGGGCGAGGCCTGCCGCGCTCTAATCGCTCAGGCGATCGCCGAAATGGGGCAGGTCGATATCCTGGTCAATAACGCCGGCATTCAGCATACCAGCGACATCGTCGATTTTCCGCCCGAGCGCTGGAATAGCGTCATCGCCATCAATCTTTCAGCGGTCTTCCATTGCACGGCGGCGGCCTTGCCGGGAATGCGCGAGCGCGATTGGGGGCGGGTGATCAATGTCGCCAGCGCCCATGGACTGGTGGCCAGCGTCGGCAAGGCCGCCTATGTGGCGGCCAAGCACGGGGTCCTTGGGCTGACCAAGGTCGCCGCCCTGGAAAACGCCACCCGCCACATCACCGTCAACGCCATCTGCCCGGGGTGGGTGCTGACGCCGCTGGTGCAGGCCCAGATCGACGCCCGCGCCGCCCGCGACGGCGTTACCGTCGAGCGGGCGACCGTCGATTTGCTCAGCGAAAAGCAGCCGACGCGGCGCTTCGTCACCCCCGAGCAGATCGGCGCCATGGCGGTTTATCTGTGTTCCGAGGCGGCCGATACGCTGACCGGCGTGCCGTTGTCGATCGATGGCGGCTGGACCGCGCAATAG
- a CDS encoding NAD(P)H-quinone oxidoreductase: MTAPLPDQMRCVEIAGAGGPEVLKMAARPLPVPGDGEVLIAVAAAGVNRPDVFQRQGSYPPPPGASDLPGLEVAGTIVAIGAKAGEGWRIGDRVCALLSGGGYAQYASADAALCMPVPQTLGLDEAAALPETFFTVWHNLFQRARLQEGESLLVHGGSSGIGTTAIQMAKAFGVTVYVTAGTPEKCAACEALGADRAINYRTEDYPTVIKELTGGRGVDVVLDMVGGDYIDRDLRILAEDGRHVNIAFLQGSKVTVDLMRMMLKRLTLTGSTLRSRPATVKAGIARALEEKVWPLLEQGKLRPPIHARFALEDAAEAHRLMERSDHIGKIVLTL, encoded by the coding sequence ATGACCGCCCCCCTGCCCGACCAGATGCGCTGCGTCGAAATCGCCGGAGCCGGCGGCCCCGAGGTCTTGAAGATGGCCGCGCGGCCCCTGCCCGTGCCCGGGGACGGCGAGGTGCTGATCGCCGTGGCGGCGGCCGGGGTCAACCGCCCCGATGTCTTCCAGCGCCAGGGCAGCTATCCGCCGCCGCCCGGCGCCTCCGACCTGCCGGGACTGGAGGTGGCGGGCACCATCGTCGCCATCGGCGCCAAGGCCGGCGAAGGCTGGCGGATCGGCGACCGGGTTTGCGCCCTGCTCTCGGGGGGCGGCTATGCCCAATACGCCAGCGCCGATGCCGCCTTGTGCATGCCTGTGCCCCAGACCCTGGGCCTTGACGAGGCCGCCGCCCTGCCCGAGACCTTCTTTACGGTGTGGCACAACCTGTTCCAGCGCGCCCGCCTGCAAGAGGGCGAAAGCCTGCTTGTCCACGGCGGCTCCAGCGGCATCGGCACCACCGCCATCCAGATGGCCAAGGCCTTTGGCGTTACGGTCTATGTGACCGCCGGCACGCCGGAAAAATGCGCCGCCTGCGAAGCCTTGGGCGCCGACCGGGCGATCAATTACCGCACCGAGGATTACCCCACCGTTATCAAGGAACTGACCGGCGGGCGCGGCGTCGACGTGGTGCTCGACATGGTCGGCGGCGATTATATCGACCGCGATCTGCGCATCCTGGCCGAGGACGGCCGCCATGTGAACATCGCCTTCCTTCAGGGCTCCAAGGTCACCGTCGATCTGATGCGGATGATGCTCAAACGCCTGACCCTGACCGGCTCGACCCTGCGCTCGCGCCCGGCCACGGTCAAAGCCGGCATTGCCCGCGCCCTCGAGGAAAAGGTGTGGCCGCTGCTTGAACAAGGGAAGCTGCGGCCGCCGATTCATGCCCGTTTCGCCCTGGAAGACGCGGCGGAGGCCCATCGCCTGATGGAACGCTCCGACCACATCGGCAAAATCGTATTGACCCTTTGA
- a CDS encoding DUF2325 domain-containing protein, whose protein sequence is MTDTLSLRPIVGRRRLWELDPHFHCSIVGTCLTMSDLRKLATKTRLSVPADAPDYRLHGVFVRAAGAAGPAEKGIAKLMDKDLERRHTRALAQFRKAADNDALEALWDGAREAGDIPGPYWALMCHPLASRTLLERAFGEVHMLSHLMGAANRADVRRLAEMERETEAVEDRLAEAEARRLREIEIKQGEIGQLRAAIEAERARTRALVRRLEEAGEGGCRDLRIQTLEATMEGLRERLNREAWRADRLQGKLAEAERLLTEVRADRDDLRRRLAEQAEDLRTLEDLALDDDGEAGDRPPLDLGGRTILYVGGRPRTVPSLRKLVEDSNGRFAHHDAGREDGRAHLGEVLSGADIVICPVDCISHDACLKAKRACLKRGTPFVPLSSAGLGAFARCLRETAPLFAPANDGAALAAE, encoded by the coding sequence ATGACCGACACCCTTTCCCTGCGACCGATCGTCGGGCGCCGTCGCCTGTGGGAGCTTGATCCCCATTTCCATTGTTCGATCGTCGGCACCTGCCTGACCATGTCCGATCTGCGCAAGCTGGCGACCAAGACGCGGTTGTCGGTGCCCGCCGATGCCCCGGACTATCGTTTGCACGGCGTGTTCGTGCGCGCCGCCGGCGCCGCCGGTCCGGCGGAAAAGGGCATCGCCAAGCTGATGGACAAGGATCTGGAGCGCCGCCACACCCGGGCGCTCGCCCAATTCCGCAAGGCCGCCGATAACGACGCGCTCGAGGCGCTATGGGACGGCGCGCGCGAGGCCGGCGACATCCCCGGACCCTATTGGGCCTTGATGTGCCATCCCTTGGCGTCGCGGACGCTGCTCGAACGGGCCTTTGGCGAGGTCCATATGCTGTCGCATCTGATGGGTGCGGCGAATCGCGCCGATGTCCGCCGCTTGGCCGAGATGGAGCGCGAAACCGAGGCCGTCGAGGACCGTTTGGCCGAGGCCGAGGCCCGGCGCCTGCGCGAGATCGAGATCAAGCAGGGCGAGATCGGCCAGTTGCGCGCCGCCATCGAAGCCGAGCGCGCCCGTACCCGCGCCCTGGTGCGCCGCCTGGAGGAAGCCGGCGAGGGCGGCTGCCGCGATCTGCGCATCCAGACCCTGGAGGCGACGATGGAGGGCCTGCGCGAGCGTCTGAACCGCGAGGCTTGGCGGGCCGACCGCTTGCAGGGCAAGTTGGCCGAGGCCGAGCGTCTGCTGACCGAGGTGCGCGCCGACCGCGACGATCTGCGCCGGCGCCTCGCCGAACAGGCCGAGGATCTGCGAACCCTGGAGGATCTGGCGCTCGACGACGACGGGGAGGCGGGCGATCGCCCGCCGCTCGATCTGGGTGGCCGGACCATTCTTTATGTCGGCGGCCGTCCGCGCACCGTGCCCAGCCTGCGCAAGCTGGTCGAAGACAGCAATGGCCGCTTCGCCCACCACGACGCCGGGCGCGAGGATGGCCGGGCCCATTTGGGCGAAGTGCTCTCGGGCGCCGATATCGTCATCTGCCCGGTCGATTGCATCAGCCATGATGCCTGCCTGAAGGCCAAGCGCGCCTGCCTGAAGCGCGGCACGCCCTTCGTGCCGCTGTCGTCGGCCGGCCTCGGCGCTTTCGCCCGCTGCCTGCGCGAAACCGCCCCCCTCTTCGCCCCGGCCAACGACGGCGCGGCGCTGGCTGCCGAATAG
- a CDS encoding methyl-accepting chemotaxis protein, with the protein MPRALGGGESFREALDQLPVPVILARPDMVISWMNRATRRSLERIAHLLPVAPEDVVGQSIDVFHRHPAHQRALMAKPGALPHHAVIALGDEFLDLQIEALGERAAPKAYVLTWSIVTERVKAERLVSQRNHMLDQLPVNVMLADPKTMLITYANRTSLDTLAKLQHLMSFSVSDLVGRSIDIFHKNPSHQHAILSDPKRLPFHSKIRLGPETLDLRVTAIFGERGEYEAMLLCWSVSTHLVKLADDFESHIKGFADMIGSASTQLHSTAESMSGAAEEASSQAAGVSAAAEELSASVQELGCRLKASQTLLEQARAAAQTSTSEVIQLRDAAQQIDSVIDVIGEIAGQTNLLALNATIEAARAGEHGRGFAVVAGEVKDLSAQTAKATGSITGEIRNIQTSTDATVGTIDTIVTLVEEITGVFSAMQDSIAIQSEATREVARNITGVSEASSITSSAACDTMGAASELSRTAEALRGQVDNFLATVRKL; encoded by the coding sequence TTGCCCCGGGCGCTGGGCGGCGGAGAAAGCTTCCGCGAGGCCCTGGACCAGTTGCCGGTGCCGGTGATCCTGGCCCGGCCCGACATGGTGATTTCGTGGATGAACCGCGCCACCCGCCGCTCGCTCGAGCGCATCGCCCATCTGCTGCCGGTCGCCCCCGAGGACGTGGTCGGCCAGTCGATCGACGTCTTCCACCGCCATCCAGCCCATCAGCGCGCCCTGATGGCCAAACCCGGCGCCCTCCCCCACCACGCGGTGATCGCGCTCGGCGACGAGTTCCTTGATCTGCAGATCGAGGCCCTAGGCGAGCGGGCGGCGCCCAAGGCCTATGTGCTGACCTGGAGCATCGTGACCGAACGGGTCAAGGCCGAACGGCTGGTGAGCCAGCGCAACCATATGCTCGATCAGCTGCCGGTCAACGTCATGCTGGCCGATCCCAAGACCATGCTGATCACCTATGCCAACCGCACCAGCCTCGACACCCTGGCCAAGCTCCAGCATCTGATGTCGTTTTCGGTGAGCGATCTGGTCGGGCGCAGCATCGATATCTTCCACAAGAACCCCAGCCACCAGCACGCCATCTTGTCCGACCCCAAGCGCCTGCCCTTCCATTCGAAGATCCGCCTGGGACCCGAAACCCTGGACCTGCGGGTTACGGCGATTTTCGGCGAGCGGGGGGAGTATGAGGCGATGCTGCTCTGCTGGTCGGTCTCGACTCATCTGGTGAAATTGGCCGATGATTTCGAGAGTCATATCAAGGGCTTCGCCGATATGATCGGCTCGGCGTCGACCCAATTGCACAGCACCGCCGAAAGCATGAGCGGCGCGGCCGAGGAAGCCTCGTCCCAGGCCGCGGGCGTATCGGCCGCCGCCGAGGAACTAAGCGCCTCGGTCCAGGAACTGGGATGCCGTCTCAAGGCCAGCCAAACCTTGCTTGAGCAGGCGCGCGCCGCCGCCCAGACCAGCACCAGCGAGGTCATCCAGTTACGCGACGCCGCCCAGCAGATCGATTCGGTCATCGATGTCATCGGCGAGATCGCCGGCCAGACCAATCTTTTGGCGCTCAACGCCACCATCGAGGCCGCGCGGGCCGGTGAGCATGGGCGGGGCTTCGCCGTGGTCGCCGGCGAGGTCAAGGACCTGTCGGCGCAAACCGCCAAGGCCACCGGGTCGATCACCGGCGAGATCCGCAATATTCAGACCAGCACCGACGCCACGGTGGGCACCATCGATACCATCGTCACCCTGGTCGAGGAAATCACCGGAGTGTTCAGCGCCATGCAGGATTCGATCGCCATCCAAAGCGAGGCCACCCGCGAGGTCGCCCGCAACATCACCGGCGTCAGCGAAGCCTCGTCGATCACCAGCAGCGCCGCCTGCGACACGATGGGCGCGGCCAGCGAATTGTCGCGCACGGCCGAGGCCCTGCGCGGCCAGGTCGATAATTTCCTGGCGACCGTGCGCAAACTATAA
- the purE gene encoding 5-(carboxyamino)imidazole ribonucleotide mutase — MHTPSEAPLVGVIMGSQSDWATLRHAWDILEMLGVPAEKRIISAHRTPARLVDYATTARARGLRAIVAGAGGAAHLPGMVAAMTTLPVFGVPVESKALSGMDSLLSIVQMPGGVPVGTLAIGKAGAINAGLIAASVVALSRPDIEAKLISWRDRQTAEVAEEPVDEG, encoded by the coding sequence ATGCATACCCCCTCGGAGGCGCCGCTGGTCGGCGTCATCATGGGCAGCCAGTCGGACTGGGCTACCCTGCGCCATGCCTGGGACATCCTGGAGATGCTGGGCGTTCCGGCGGAAAAGCGCATTATTTCCGCCCATCGGACCCCGGCGCGGCTGGTTGATTACGCGACGACGGCGCGGGCGCGCGGCCTAAGGGCGATCGTCGCCGGCGCCGGCGGCGCGGCCCATCTACCGGGCATGGTGGCGGCGATGACCACCTTGCCGGTCTTTGGGGTTCCGGTTGAAAGCAAGGCGCTTTCGGGAATGGACAGCCTGCTGTCGATCGTGCAGATGCCGGGCGGCGTGCCGGTGGGAACCCTGGCCATCGGCAAGGCCGGGGCGATCAACGCCGGGCTGATCGCCGCCTCGGTGGTCGCGCTGTCGCGACCCGATATCGAGGCGAAGCTGATCTCCTGGCGCGACCGCCAGACGGCCGAGGTCGCCGAAGAACCGGTGGATGAGGGTTAA
- a CDS encoding LysR family transcriptional regulator: MERAGLADLDAFAAVARLGSFRKAAKERGVSPSALSHCVRRLEDRLGVRLLNRTTRSLAPTEAGERLLDRLGPALSSIEGALSEIDGFRDRPFGRLRLSVPRSAAAFALAPLVARFTRLYPEVDLEVEADDGLVDVVAAGFDAGVRIGENIALDMISLPLGPPLRLVIVGAPSLLAGAPPLTDPADLRRFPTIAFRFPEGVYRWELEKAGRRVTVDPTGPLCVNDHTLLLEAASAGAGLACVLRPRAADWLADGRLRPVLEDWCPAFPGLRLYYPSRRMTAALRAFIETLRLGATHSPPNTGAPWDGGDEE; encoded by the coding sequence ATGGAGCGGGCGGGTCTGGCCGATCTTGATGCTTTCGCCGCCGTCGCCCGCCTGGGCAGCTTCCGCAAGGCGGCGAAGGAACGCGGGGTATCGCCCTCGGCGCTGAGCCATTGCGTGCGACGCCTGGAAGATCGCCTGGGGGTGCGTCTGCTCAACCGCACCACCCGCAGTCTGGCCCCGACCGAGGCCGGCGAGCGCCTGCTTGATCGCCTGGGGCCGGCGTTGTCGTCGATCGAAGGCGCGCTGTCGGAGATCGACGGCTTCCGCGACCGTCCCTTCGGTCGCCTGCGCCTGAGCGTGCCGCGCTCGGCCGCGGCCTTCGCCTTGGCGCCCTTGGTCGCCCGCTTCACCCGGCTTTATCCCGAGGTCGATCTGGAGGTGGAGGCCGATGACGGGCTAGTCGATGTGGTGGCGGCGGGCTTCGATGCCGGGGTGCGCATCGGTGAAAACATCGCCCTGGATATGATCAGCCTGCCGCTTGGGCCGCCGCTGCGTCTGGTCATCGTCGGCGCGCCAAGCCTGCTTGCCGGAGCGCCGCCCTTGACCGATCCCGCCGATCTGCGGCGCTTTCCGACGATCGCCTTCCGCTTTCCCGAGGGCGTCTATCGCTGGGAGCTGGAAAAGGCCGGGCGGCGCGTCACCGTCGATCCGACCGGTCCGCTATGCGTCAACGACCATACGCTGCTGCTGGAAGCGGCGAGCGCCGGCGCCGGGCTGGCCTGCGTGCTGCGGCCGCGCGCCGCCGACTGGCTGGCCGATGGGCGGTTGCGGCCCGTTCTCGAAGACTGGTGCCCCGCCTTCCCGGGCCTGCGCCTTTACTACCCCAGCCGACGCATGACCGCTGCCCTGCGCGCCTTCATCGAAACCCTGCGCTTAGGGGCCACACACTCGCCGCCGAACACCGGGGCCCCGTGGGATGGGGGCGACGAGGAATAG